The following proteins come from a genomic window of Pelmatolapia mariae isolate MD_Pm_ZW linkage group LG17, Pm_UMD_F_2, whole genome shotgun sequence:
- the LOC134647105 gene encoding protein mono-ADP-ribosyltransferase PARP12-like has translation MSGCDRVIFEATRLLCAAGGALRLPQLYEELRRLCGVSEELLCELVYGHPRFLLVRGPETDGWLRPEDCTVLAQTSLRVCASHRRGEPCADCDQLHLCRFYIYGTCKFGKGRKPCRSSHDLQSDHNSRLLKECSLQQLNEDELFLLLLLNDPTLLPEVCVHYNKGSGPHGCCSFRGDCTKVHLCQHFVQGDCIFGKKCKRLHAVDEHGRRMLEERGLSCDIIHNLPSIYSNIHHLRAASTSTTSMDIVPEPSHPLEICLHFFRNSCKFQDSCLQVHFHLPYKWEVLDGSTWTELQNMEDIERDFCDPSRTESAGVQTIDFITMTRGMQPVRRLSTVSSVKKPFYYTLTTKWLWYYKGDRGNWVEYGELDEKLRSTSETSCTLEEKYLSDRRAEVRVVKGYREYIISFKDMYQRNHKHNTKRKVRRRPRFVSREEVERQVPVLGSQM, from the exons ATGTCCGGGTGCGACCGAGTGATCTTTGAGGCCACCAGGCTGCTGTGCGCCGCCGGAGGAGCTCTGCGGCTCCCGCAGCTGTACGAGGAGCTGCGGCGACTCTGCGGTGTCTCCGAGGAGCTCCTCTGCGAACTGGTCTATGGGCATCCCCGCTTCCTGCTGGTCCGCGGGCCGGAGACGGATGGCTGGCTACGGCCCGAGGACTGCACGGTGCTGGCGCAGACGTCACTGCGCGTGTGCGCGAGCCACCGTCGCGGGGAGCCGTGCGCAGACTGTGACCAACTGCACCTTTGCAGATTCTACATCTATGGAACCTGCAAGTTCGGCAAGGGCag GAAACCATGTCGATCGTCCCACGACCTGCAGTCTGATCATAACTCCAGGCTGCTGAAGGAGTGCTCGCTGCAGCAGCTGAACGAGGATGAGctcttcctgctgctgctgctcaacGACCCGACGCTGCTGCCCGAG GTGTGTGTGCACTATAACAAAGGCTCGGGGCCTCACGGCTGCTGTAGTTTCCGGGGCGACTGCACCAAAGTGCACCTGTGCCAGCACTTCGTGCAGGGCGACTGCATCTTTGGAAAAAAGTGCAAACGGTTGCATGCCGTTGACGAGCACGGCCGCCGCATgctggaggagagaggactgaGCTGTGACATCATCCACAACCTGCCTTCCATCTACAGCAACATCCACCACCTCAGAGCggcctccacctccaccacctccaTGG ACATTGTTCCTGAGCCGTCTCACCCTCTGGAGATCTGCCTGCACTTCTTCAGGAACAGCTGCAAGTTTCAGG ACTCGTGCCTGCAGGTGCACTTCCACCTGCCGTATAAGTGGGAGGTTCTAGATGGCAGCACCTGGACGGAGCTGCAGAACATGGAGGACATCGAGCGAGACTTCTGCGACCCGTCCAGGActgagag TGCTGGTGTTCAGACCATCGACTTCATCACGATGACTCGAGGGATGCAGCCTGTTCGCCGTCTCTCCACAGTTTCCTCCGTGAAGAAGCCGTTTTACTACACACTGACCACCAAATGGCTGTGGTACTACAAGGGGGACCGTGGGAACTGGGTGGAGTATGGAGAGTTG GATGAGAAGCTGCGCTCCACATCGGAGACATCCTGCACTCTGGAGGAGAAGTACCTGTCTGACAGAAGAGCTGAAGTCAGGGTGGTGAAAGGCTACAGAGAGTACATCATCAGCTTCAAAG acaTGTACCAGAGGAACCACAAGCACAACACCAAGAGGAAAGTCCGCCGTCGCCCTCGCTTCGTTTCACGGGAGGAGGTAGAGAGGCAGGTGCCGGTGTTAGGAAGTCAAATGTGA